A single window of Gossypium hirsutum isolate 1008001.06 chromosome A10, Gossypium_hirsutum_v2.1, whole genome shotgun sequence DNA harbors:
- the LOC107895695 gene encoding EPIDERMAL PATTERNING FACTOR-like protein 8 has product MAASSRIYPIALTLAFIFCITFLIPSVGAVESGDSERWLQQSKMVLGSRPPRCVNKCLSCRPCMAALVIPSHQWNKFKATNRGDGDDNYYLLSWKCKCGDKLFQP; this is encoded by the exons ATGGCTGCTTCATCAAGAATTTACCCCATTGCACTCACCCTGGCTTTCATTTTCTGTATTACATTTCTGATTCCTTCAG TTGGGGCAGTAGAGTCAGGTGACAGTGAGAGATGGTTGCAGCAAAGTAAAATGGTGTTGGGGTCAAGGCCTCCCCGTTGTGTGAACAAGTGCTTGAGTTGCCGGCCTTGCATGGCTGCTCTTGTCATTCCTTCCCACCAATGGAACAAATTCAAAGCAACAAACCGTGGCGATGGAGATGATAACTATTACCTCCTCTCCTGGAAATGCAAGTGTGGGGATAAGCTCTTTCAACCTTGA
- the LOC107897268 gene encoding uncharacterized protein isoform X1, whose protein sequence is MGGCLGCYEKPSFNPLVNESSKGLNVQGQTARKGGISEDFWTTSTCDMDNSAVQSQGSISSISTSNQTLDLHGSVATANAPAEFVNHGLLLWNQIRQSWVGNRRSQNRKQLVQEPKLNTHCLSMVKQFWLCSWNATYENLLGSNKPFPQPIPLSEMIDFLVDVWEQEGLYD, encoded by the exons ATGGG TGGTTGTCTAGGATGCTATGAGAAGCCGAGTTTCAATCCCTTGGTGAATGAGTCGTCAAAAGGACTAAACGTTCAAGGTCAGACAGCCAGGAAAGGCGGCATATCAGAAGATTTCTGGACCACTAGCACTTGTGATATGGACAACAGTGCTGTGCAGTCACAGGGAAGCATCTCATCGATCAGCACAAGCAACCAGACACTTGATCTGCATGGCAGTGTTGCAACTGCTAATGCCCCAGCTGAATTTGTAAATCATG GCCTTCTTCTCTGGAATCAAATTAGGCAGAGCTGGGTGGGAAACAGGAGGTCTCAAAATCGGAAGCAATTGGTTCAAGAACCCAAGCTAAA CACTCATTGTCTCAGCATGGTTAAACAATTCTGGCTTTGCAGTTGGAATGCAACTTATGAAAATTTACTTGGAAGCAACAAGCCATTCCCTCAGCCTATTCCTCTTTCT GAAATGATAGATTTTCTCGTGGATGTTTGGGAGCAGGAAGGGTTGTATGACTGA
- the LOC107897268 gene encoding uncharacterized protein isoform X2 yields MGGCLGCYEKPSFNPLVNESSKGLNVQGQTARKGGISEDFWTTSTCDMDNSAVQSQGSISSISTSNQTLDLHGSVATANAPAEFVNHGLLLWNQIRQSWVGNRRSQNRKQLVQEPKLNWNATYENLLGSNKPFPQPIPLSEMIDFLVDVWEQEGLYD; encoded by the exons ATGGG TGGTTGTCTAGGATGCTATGAGAAGCCGAGTTTCAATCCCTTGGTGAATGAGTCGTCAAAAGGACTAAACGTTCAAGGTCAGACAGCCAGGAAAGGCGGCATATCAGAAGATTTCTGGACCACTAGCACTTGTGATATGGACAACAGTGCTGTGCAGTCACAGGGAAGCATCTCATCGATCAGCACAAGCAACCAGACACTTGATCTGCATGGCAGTGTTGCAACTGCTAATGCCCCAGCTGAATTTGTAAATCATG GCCTTCTTCTCTGGAATCAAATTAGGCAGAGCTGGGTGGGAAACAGGAGGTCTCAAAATCGGAAGCAATTGGTTCAAGAACCCAAGCTAAA TTGGAATGCAACTTATGAAAATTTACTTGGAAGCAACAAGCCATTCCCTCAGCCTATTCCTCTTTCT GAAATGATAGATTTTCTCGTGGATGTTTGGGAGCAGGAAGGGTTGTATGACTGA